A region of Vigna radiata var. radiata cultivar VC1973A chromosome 10, Vradiata_ver6, whole genome shotgun sequence DNA encodes the following proteins:
- the LOC106775371 gene encoding cysteine proteinase inhibitor 5: MIITMKHHCLLLLSLMLVSYATRSEGALGGWEAIKDVKEQHVVEIAEYAVSEYDKRSGAKLKLVSVLKGETQVVAGTNYRLVLKTKGGSATTNYEAVVLEKAWLKFKNLTSFKPLPA; encoded by the coding sequence ATGATTATCACGATGAAACACCATTGCCTTCTTCTCCTCTCTCTTATGTTGGTGTCTTACGCCACGCGGTCTGAAGGGGCGCTCGGCGGGTGGGAGGCCATCAAGGACGTGAAAGAGCAGCACGTGGTGGAGATCGCGGAGTATGCAGTGAGTGAGTACGATAAACGTTCTGGTGCGAAGCTGAAGCTGGTGAGCGTGTTGAAGGGGGAGACCCAGGTGGTGGCCGGCACCAACTACCGCCTGGTGTTGAAGACGAAGGGCGGATCCGCCACCACCAATTACGAGGCCGTTGTGTTGGAGAAAGCTTGGCTCAAGTTCAAAAACCTCACTTCCTTTAAACCCCTTCCCGCCTAG